Proteins from one Arthrobacter sp. DNA4 genomic window:
- a CDS encoding NUDIX hydrolase → MPGTPEATPAKQVSDAPSPRRLLSTEKVYQGRIWDVVSDTFQLSESGDALTRDYIDHPGAVAVLPMNGEGQILLLKQYRHPVGMDLWEVPAGLLDVEGEDFVVGAARELAEEADLAAGTWNVLADVFNSPGSSSEAIRIYLARDLTEVPHHERHERTDEEAEIEFHWISLDDAVASVLAGRLHNPSAVVGILAAAAARAGNYEGLRPADAPWPAHPSQR, encoded by the coding sequence ATGCCTGGTACACCTGAAGCCACCCCTGCCAAACAGGTTTCGGATGCACCAAGCCCGCGCCGTCTTTTGTCTACGGAGAAGGTCTACCAGGGCCGGATCTGGGACGTTGTCAGTGACACCTTCCAGCTCTCCGAGTCCGGGGACGCCCTCACCCGCGACTACATCGACCACCCGGGCGCTGTCGCCGTCCTGCCCATGAATGGCGAAGGGCAGATCCTGCTGCTGAAGCAGTACCGGCACCCCGTGGGCATGGACCTTTGGGAAGTCCCCGCGGGCCTGCTGGACGTCGAAGGCGAAGACTTCGTGGTGGGGGCGGCGCGGGAACTCGCTGAGGAAGCGGACCTGGCAGCCGGGACATGGAATGTCCTGGCCGATGTCTTCAATTCCCCCGGATCCTCCAGCGAGGCCATCCGGATCTATCTGGCCCGTGACCTCACCGAGGTGCCTCACCACGAGCGCCACGAGCGGACGGACGAGGAAGCGGAGATCGAGTTCCACTGGATCAGCCTGGACGATGCCGTGGCCTCTGTCCTGGCAGGCCGCCTGCACAACCCGTCCGCCGTCGTCGGGATCCTTGCCGCCGCTGCGGCCCGGGCCGGCAACTATGAAGGACTTCGTCCAGCCGACGCCCCCTGGCCCGCACACCCCAGCCAGCGCTGA
- a CDS encoding RNA polymerase sigma factor, with product MLAAEEQAFIDLHSQHSGRVYRYIACRISDSGRAEELAADVFRIAWQKQLPEPPGIGWLLATARHVLGNEYRGRRRRQELLDRLQDEARGNVLQEETGEQAAVAEVLGRLRERDREILMLSYWDDLTLPELGQALECSPSTAAVRLHRARRAFAKAAPAHLMTERKD from the coding sequence ATGTTGGCAGCGGAAGAGCAGGCATTCATCGATCTGCATTCCCAGCATTCGGGGCGGGTCTACCGGTACATCGCGTGCCGCATCAGCGACTCGGGCCGGGCCGAGGAGTTGGCGGCCGACGTGTTCCGCATTGCCTGGCAGAAACAACTTCCGGAGCCGCCCGGCATCGGCTGGCTGCTCGCCACGGCCCGGCATGTGCTCGGTAATGAATACAGGGGCCGTCGCCGCCGCCAGGAACTTCTTGACCGGCTGCAGGACGAGGCACGCGGCAACGTCCTGCAGGAGGAAACCGGGGAACAGGCCGCGGTAGCGGAGGTCCTTGGCCGCCTTCGGGAACGGGACCGCGAGATCCTCATGCTCAGCTACTGGGATGACCTGACCCTCCCCGAACTCGGCCAGGCCCTTGAATGTTCTCCCTCAACTGCTGCCGTACGGCTGCACCGTGCACGCCGGGCTTTCGCCAAGGCGGCACCGGCACATCTCATGACCGAACGGAAGGACTAG
- a CDS encoding CTP synthase encodes MIGSNSVVQRSNSRVNSRFPGSSKMTKHIFVTGGVASSLGKGLTASSLGHLLRARGLSVTMQKLDPYLNVDPGTMNPFQHGEVFVTDDGAETDLDIGHYERFLDENLEGSANVTTGQVYSTVIAKERRGEYLGDTVQVIPHITDEIKRRMRLPAEGKNAPDVIITEIGGTVGDIESQPFLESARQVRQDVGRGNVFFVHVSLVPYIGPSQELKTKPTQHSVAALRSIGIQPEAIVIRSDREIPEAMRAKIGRMCDVDLEAVIGCPDAPSIYDIPKTLHAQGLDSYIVRALDLPFKDVDWTSWDRLLEAVHNPKHQVEIALVGKYIDLPDAYLSVTEALRAGGFANEAKVKIRWVPSDECETREGAMKALDGVDAICVPGGFGIRGLEGKLGALKFARETKLPVLGLCLGLQCMVIEYARNVVGLEGASSSEFEPDSKYPVIATMEEQLEFVEGRGDLGGTMRLGLYEAKLDEGSVIAGTYGKTTVSERHRHRYEVNNKYRQQIAEKGLVFSGTSPDGKLVEFVELPVDVHPYYVATQAHPELSSRPTRPHPLFAGLVKAALDHQGAGHQGAYHEGAADTAAAAAGEPAASGTLTAK; translated from the coding sequence ATGATAGGCTCGAATTCCGTGGTGCAGCGATCAAATTCCCGTGTAAATTCCCGGTTCCCGGGCTCCTCCAAGATGACCAAGCACATCTTCGTCACCGGCGGTGTGGCGTCCTCACTCGGTAAGGGACTGACGGCCTCCAGCCTCGGTCACCTGCTCCGGGCACGCGGCCTGTCCGTCACGATGCAGAAGCTCGATCCTTACCTGAACGTGGATCCGGGCACGATGAACCCCTTCCAGCACGGTGAGGTCTTCGTCACCGACGACGGCGCCGAAACAGACCTGGACATCGGGCACTACGAGCGCTTCCTCGACGAGAACCTTGAAGGTTCCGCGAACGTGACCACCGGCCAGGTGTACTCCACCGTGATCGCCAAGGAACGGCGTGGCGAATACCTGGGTGACACCGTCCAGGTCATCCCGCACATCACGGACGAGATCAAGCGCCGCATGCGGCTGCCTGCCGAAGGCAAGAACGCCCCCGACGTCATCATCACCGAAATCGGCGGCACGGTTGGCGACATCGAATCCCAGCCGTTCCTCGAATCGGCCCGCCAGGTCCGCCAGGACGTGGGCCGCGGCAACGTCTTCTTCGTCCACGTGTCACTGGTCCCGTACATCGGACCCTCTCAGGAACTGAAAACCAAGCCCACCCAGCACTCGGTAGCGGCCCTGCGCTCCATCGGTATCCAGCCCGAAGCCATCGTCATCCGCTCCGACCGCGAGATCCCCGAAGCCATGCGCGCCAAGATCGGCCGCATGTGCGACGTCGACCTCGAAGCCGTCATCGGCTGCCCGGACGCCCCCAGCATTTACGACATCCCCAAGACCCTGCACGCCCAGGGCCTGGACTCCTACATCGTCCGTGCCCTGGACCTGCCGTTCAAGGACGTGGACTGGACCAGCTGGGACCGTCTCCTGGAAGCCGTCCACAACCCCAAGCACCAGGTCGAAATCGCATTGGTGGGCAAGTACATCGACCTTCCGGACGCCTACCTCTCGGTGACCGAAGCCCTGCGTGCCGGCGGCTTCGCCAACGAGGCCAAGGTCAAGATCCGTTGGGTCCCCTCGGACGAGTGCGAGACCCGTGAGGGTGCCATGAAGGCGCTCGACGGCGTGGACGCCATCTGCGTGCCGGGCGGGTTCGGTATCCGTGGCCTCGAAGGCAAGCTGGGCGCCCTCAAGTTCGCCCGCGAGACCAAGCTGCCAGTGCTGGGCCTGTGCCTTGGCCTCCAGTGCATGGTCATCGAATACGCCCGCAACGTGGTTGGCCTGGAAGGTGCCTCCTCCAGCGAGTTCGAGCCGGATTCCAAGTACCCTGTCATCGCCACCATGGAGGAGCAGCTGGAGTTCGTTGAAGGCCGCGGCGACCTGGGCGGCACCATGCGCCTTGGCCTCTACGAAGCCAAGCTGGACGAGGGCTCGGTCATCGCCGGTACCTACGGCAAGACCACGGTCAGCGAACGCCACCGGCACCGCTACGAGGTCAACAACAAGTACCGCCAGCAGATTGCCGAAAAGGGCCTGGTCTTCTCCGGCACCTCCCCGGACGGCAAGCTCGTCGAATTCGTTGAGCTGCCGGTCGATGTCCACCCGTACTACGTGGCGACGCAGGCGCACCCCGAACTGAGCTCGCGGCCCACCCGCCCGCACCCGCTGTTCGCCGGACTGGTCAAGGCTGCCCTTGACCACCAGGGTGCAGGCCACCAGGGTGCTTACCATGAGGGCGCTGCCGACACGGCTGCGGCCGCGGCGGGGGAGCCTGCAGCATCAGGTACCCTTACCGCTAAGTAG
- the xerD gene encoding site-specific tyrosine recombinase XerD, whose amino-acid sequence MVPGPSAEAAPEVEPAPNPGTANGGAAGAALAGAVPAGIPAAIDRGITDYLQHVGVERGLAVNTLAAYRRDLARYARYLAAAGCTSPGDVTRHHVTGYVRALSDGSDGGSTLGVRSAARTVVAVRGLHKFWALEGYTPTDPASEVHPPMVSKRLPKAISVDEVTRILEAAGTDTATGLRDRALLEFLYSTGARISEAVGLDVDDISLAAPESGPAIVRLFGKGSKERLVPLGSYGARALDAYLVRGRPLLAAKGKGTPALFLNARGGRISRQSAWTILKAAAEKANITRDVSPHTLRHSFATHLLEGGADVRVVQELLGHASVTTTQVYTLVTADTLREIYAAAHPRALG is encoded by the coding sequence ATGGTTCCGGGTCCCTCGGCTGAAGCGGCTCCGGAGGTCGAACCGGCTCCGAACCCCGGCACTGCAAACGGTGGAGCGGCCGGAGCTGCCTTGGCCGGCGCTGTCCCGGCCGGAATACCGGCCGCGATCGACCGCGGAATCACTGACTATCTCCAGCACGTGGGCGTGGAACGGGGCCTTGCCGTGAACACGCTGGCAGCCTACCGGCGGGACCTCGCCCGCTACGCCCGGTACCTCGCCGCCGCCGGCTGTACCAGTCCCGGCGATGTCACCCGGCATCACGTGACGGGATACGTCCGTGCCCTCTCGGACGGATCCGACGGCGGCTCCACCCTGGGCGTGCGCTCCGCGGCGCGGACGGTGGTGGCCGTCCGGGGCCTGCACAAGTTCTGGGCCCTGGAGGGGTACACGCCCACGGATCCCGCCAGCGAAGTGCACCCGCCGATGGTAAGCAAGAGGCTGCCCAAAGCCATCAGCGTTGACGAGGTGACCCGCATCCTCGAAGCCGCGGGAACTGACACCGCCACGGGACTGCGGGACCGCGCCCTGCTGGAATTCCTCTATTCCACCGGCGCCAGGATCAGCGAAGCGGTGGGCCTGGACGTTGACGACATCTCCCTGGCCGCGCCGGAATCCGGGCCCGCCATTGTCCGCCTGTTCGGCAAGGGGTCCAAGGAACGGCTGGTGCCGCTGGGCTCGTACGGGGCCCGGGCTTTGGATGCCTACCTGGTCCGCGGGCGTCCGTTGCTGGCCGCCAAGGGAAAGGGAACGCCGGCGCTGTTCCTCAATGCCCGGGGCGGCAGGATCAGCAGGCAGAGTGCCTGGACCATCCTGAAGGCGGCGGCGGAGAAGGCCAACATCACCCGCGATGTTTCGCCGCACACGCTGCGGCATTCATTCGCCACGCACCTGCTCGAAGGCGGCGCCGACGTCCGCGTGGTGCAGGAGCTGCTGGGCCATGCGTCGGTGACCACCACCCAGGTGTACACGCTGGTCACTGCCGACACACTCCGCGAGATCTACGCCGCGGCACATCCACGGGCGCTCGGCTAG